Proteins co-encoded in one Neofelis nebulosa isolate mNeoNeb1 chromosome 2, mNeoNeb1.pri, whole genome shotgun sequence genomic window:
- the GPR148 gene encoding LOW QUALITY PROTEIN: probable G-protein coupled receptor 148 (The sequence of the model RefSeq protein was modified relative to this genomic sequence to represent the inferred CDS: inserted 3 bases in 2 codons; substituted 2 bases at 2 genomic stop codons), translating to MKHLVHSFCSEGKGVCGAERTQASGECGSLGVQLAPFPLDTTGWPASDQLISMPHXSQQHLLNLGDLRVPVSVLCWLFLPSSLLAAATLTLSLLLLATILKSQKLWQELHYLLLANILLSDLAYLVFYMLISSSNLGGRTLCHITCGVLTDVVFATYTSTILSFMATMLHTYMAVAYPLCYFFFMSCEAVQKVVALIWLLAXFFPTCVIWLSKQQDASLEKQGALCILQLTLCNEPGCGPLVTITHTYILCIHFLCTGLITYCFWRIYAETRTSGIWVQGYSWAMGTLLIHTVLLILYISPVMVFCLDIMLTKYNHIDAKTHVWLMVANSEVLMMXPRAMLPYLYTLHYWXLLGMVGGHFSSRRHSDIFTIFKSWKFHSVAS from the exons ATGAAGCATTTAGTGCACTCCTTCTGCAGTGAGGGCAAGGGAGTCTGTGGAGCAGAGAGGACCCAAGCCTCTGGAGAGTGTG GAAGCCTGGGGGTTCAGTTGGCACCCTTCCCCCTGGACACAACAGGCTGGCCAGCCTCTGACCAGCTCATCAGCATGCCACA TAGCCAGCAACACCTCCTAAACCTTGGGGACCTCAGGGTACCCGTCTCCGTGCTGTGCTGGCTGTTCCTTCCCTCAAGCCTGCTGGCTGCAGCCACACTGACTCTGAGCCTCTTGCTGCTGGCAACCATCCTGAAGAGCCAGAAGCTGTGGCAAGAGCTCCACTACCTACTGCTGGCTAACATCCTGCTTTCAGATCTGGCCTACCTTGTGTTCTACATGCTTATCTCATCCAGCAACCTGGGTGGCCGGACTCTGTGCCACATCACCTGTGGTGTTCTCACAGATGTTGTCTTTGCTACCTACACCAGCACCATCCTGTCTTTCATGGCCACCATGCTGCACACCTACATGGCAGTTGCTTATCCTCTGTGCTACTTCTTCTTCATGTCCTGTGAGGCTGTCCAAAAAGTGGTGGCCCTCATCTGGCTGCTGGCCTAATTCTTCCCTACATGTGTCATTTGGCTTAGCAAGCAGCAAGATGCCAGTTTAGAGAAACAAGGGGCCTTATGCATCCTGCAGCTGACCCTGTGCAATGAGCCAGGCTGTGGCCCCCTGGTCACTATTACCCACACCTACATTTTATGCATTCACTTTCTATGCACAGGTCTCATCACCTACTGCTTCTGGAGGATCTATGCAGAGACCAGGACTTCAGGCATCTGGGTCCAGGGCTATTCCTGGGCCATGGGCACCCTGCTCATCCATACAGTGCTACTCATACTGTACATTAGCCCTGTTATGGTGTTTTGCCTGGATATCATGCTAACCAAGTACAACCACATTGATGCCAAAACTCATGTGTGGCTCATGGTAGCCAACAGCGAGGTGCTTATGA CTCCTCGTGCCATGCTCCCATACCTGTATACACTCCACTACTGGTAGCTGTTGGGGATGGTCGGGGGCCACTTCTCCTCCAGGAGGCACAGTGAcatcttcaccatttttaagAGCTGGAAATTTCACAGTGTGGCAAGCTGA